The Shewanella zhangzhouensis genome has a window encoding:
- the gspC gene encoding type II secretion system protein GspC — protein sequence MDLLDKVIARAGSIPHKPLSRLVFWLAFAVCCYLAAQISWRLVPAQTESAAWRPNPPSSGTNGNSGVDVDGLKSLSLFGKADTSKPKEQPVQEVITDAPKTSLSIVLTGIVASTAEQKGLAIIESGGSQETYELGEKIKGTSASLKEVYADRVIITNAGRYETLMLDGVPYTSGASTPSVNNNRQRGFEDEVRRIDKRRDEDVAAELSSSRDELLADPSKITDYISISPVTQGEELVGYRLQPGKDPGLFSQAGLKPGDLAKSINGYDLTVSTQALELMGQLTELTEISVMVEREGQLIEIMFSLPQ from the coding sequence ATGGATTTATTGGATAAAGTTATCGCCCGGGCAGGAAGCATCCCGCACAAGCCTCTGAGTCGGCTGGTCTTTTGGCTGGCTTTCGCGGTTTGTTGCTATTTGGCAGCTCAGATCAGCTGGCGCTTGGTTCCGGCCCAGACTGAATCAGCGGCCTGGCGTCCCAATCCCCCATCCTCCGGTACCAACGGCAACAGCGGTGTTGATGTCGATGGTCTTAAGTCTCTGTCTCTCTTTGGTAAAGCTGATACCAGTAAACCCAAAGAGCAGCCGGTGCAGGAGGTAATTACCGATGCACCCAAAACCTCCTTGTCGATTGTGCTGACCGGTATCGTGGCTTCCACCGCCGAACAAAAAGGCCTGGCTATCATCGAGTCGGGTGGCAGCCAGGAAACTTACGAGCTGGGTGAAAAAATCAAGGGCACTTCGGCTTCTCTCAAGGAAGTGTATGCAGACCGGGTGATTATCACCAACGCGGGACGCTACGAAACCCTGATGCTGGACGGCGTGCCATACACCAGCGGCGCCAGCACTCCCTCGGTAAACAACAATCGCCAGCGCGGCTTTGAAGATGAGGTACGCCGCATCGACAAGCGCCGTGATGAAGATGTCGCGGCAGAGCTGTCATCCTCGCGGGACGAACTGCTCGCCGACCCAAGCAAGATCACCGATTACATTTCGATTTCGCCGGTTACCCAGGGTGAAGAGTTGGTGGGTTACCGCTTACAGCCCGGCAAAGATCCCGGACTCTTTTCCCAGGCAGGTCTCAAACCAGGAGATCTGGCCAAATCCATTAACGGCTATGATTTGACTGTCAGCACCCAGGCTCTGGAGCTGATGGGCCAGCTGACTGAACTGACCGAAATCTCTGTCATGGTAGAGCGGGAAGGTCAGCTGATTGAAATCATGTTCAGTTTGCCGCAATAA